The Falsibacillus albus nucleotide sequence TAATTGGATAGAGTTGCTTCTGGATTATCTTTGTATTGCTTATACATTTGAAGTGCACCAAGCTGTGCGATAACATATTCAATGTAGTAGAACGGGACCTCGAATATGTGAAGGACAAACAGCCACCGTGACTCTCGCACATAATCATATCCATCCCAGTCAATGACACCCGCATCGAGCATTTGACTGATTTCAAGATATTTTTGCATTCGCTCTTCCTTTGAATGGTCCGGATTTTCGTACATCCAATGCTGGAAGAGATCGATCTTTACGCCCTCCGGCAGGAATTTGACCGTATGTTTGAGTTGATCAAGCTTTGCTTGCTTTAAATCCTCTTGATCGGGATAAAATAGGTGCCATTTATCCATCGTCAGCAATTCCATCGTCATGCTGGCGAGCTCCGAGGATTCCATCGGTGTATCCCTGTAGTAGGATAAATCGATGGAGCGTTTGAAATCGTTATGTATGCAGTGTCCCATCTCATGGAAAAGCGTCAGCATATCTGAATGGGTCCTTGATGCATTCATGAAAATATAGGACAGCTCAGAAACTGGGAGGGGAGTGCAAAAGCCTCCAGGAGATTTATTTTTCCTATTCTCCAAATCAAGCATGCCTTTCTTATTCATGAGAATGATCAATTCAGAAAAGCGGGGATCGATTTCGCCTAATACAGTAGAAGTCTTTTCAATTAATTCTGGAATATCTTTAAAGGGGCGCAGTGGACGCTGATCTGCAGGAACTGCTTTTATATCGTAGGGCCGCAGCTTATCCACACCAAGTGCTGTTTTCTGCTTTTCCTGGATTTCCTTCAGTAACGGCAGCGCATGTTTTCGAATCGATTCTGCCAGCTCTTTGCAGTCCTCTGGCGTATAGTCGAAGCGCTCATATTTCTTGAACATATAATCCCGATAGTTTTTCAGCCCACTATTCTCCGCCTTTTCTTTTCGAATGACAAGGAGCTTGCTCATGATCTCCTGCAGCGGATCTTTAATCTCCAGCATCGATTCGGATATCAAGCTATACGCTTTTTTCCGAATTTCCCGATTGGGATCTTCCAAGAACGGAGTAAGCTGTGTAAGCGTCATTTCATTCCCGTTCCAATCCACCGTCAAGCTCCCGGTCAGTTCAAAATATTGCGTTGCCAGCTTATCCTCTTCGATTTCCAGCTCGACATTTTTTTCATTAAAAAGTTTTTGGGCCATCGACTTGCTGTGAATGAAGCGGCCATATTCTTCTTGATCAAGGTCATCTTTGAATGGTGATGCAAGAAATTTCTCATCGATTTTAGATTCGTATTTCTTGACCAACGGGGCAAGCTTTTCCTGATCATATTCAAAAGCCTTTTTTGCTGCCTCATCTTGATTGTAAGCCTGAAAATCAATATAATGTCCGTCCATTGCCTCGCCCAGTCCATCATATAAATCTGATACGTCAATGAGCCATGATTCAAGGGAAGTGGCTGAATCAATCTCTCTCTTCAAAAGTTCATCAAAATACCCCTTTACTTTTGTTTCGCTGCTCAAATCAAATTTTTCAATGTATACCTTTTCCATGGTATCCCCCTTTTTTCTATCTATTTCTGATAAATATGAACCTTGAAATCTTTCTGAGTCGGGTCCCAATCCATGACAGCACTCGGTTCATTTCGAGCCATGATATTGATGCTGATAGGTACGTAGTTTGGAATGACTTCTGATCTGATTTGACTTCCGATATATTGGGAAATCGCCACCGCTTGGGGCTCATTCAACACCGGCGCCTCGATTTTCAAATCCAGATCCGTCAAATTCTGCTTAACGAACAGTGCCTTGCCTATGAACGTCAATCCCAAGCTTGGGAACCTTTTTTGGAGGTCATCCTTAAAATATCCCAACACATCCGATGTCCGTTTGTCCATCTTTTCCAACTCACCAGATGGAATCAACACATATTTTCGGTCGACTTTCTCCCAATCACTGATACCGTTCGCACCAGCATCGACATACGTCTTTTCCAAGTATCTGCCGGGAACAGGACTGCTGCTCTCATTTTGTTCATACAACCCTACCATGATCGGAACATTCGGAACCGTTTTTTCATTGCGGATCATACTGATAAAATTCTCTGCAATCTTTTCCCCTTTTTCCTTGACGACGTCCTTTTTATCCGTTTCATCCGGATCTATCTTCACTTGAGCCCGATGTGTCAAACCACTACTGTCGATAAAACGGATATAATCGACTTTATTGAGGACAATTGAAAAAGAAATCCCTTTTATTTTTCCTTTCTGATCGACAAAATCCTCCTCGATAATATCAGACAGCACCTTTGGATATTTTTTTTCGGCCTCGAATGAATCTTTTTTCGCCTTCATTTCCGTGTTCAACCCTTTTGGATTATCTGCCGACTGCCGGCCCAAAAGTTTATTGAGTTCGCTTTCCTTCAAATACTGACCTTCATGAAAATAATAATTGTCCACATCAAAATAATCCTTGGACAGCTCCATCAACCCGAAGTGAAGCTCCTTTAAATCCAATGGATTATTTACATTTTCAGAAATATAATTATTCTTTTTATCCGCATTCGCTGGACGCTTATATTTATAAGAAGGTGAACCTTGCACAACGATCGATGTATCCTTTTTCGAATCCTGCGATTTTTCAGACTTGTGCAAATCACAACCCGCCAACATTACTGATACCATCGTCAACCCTAAGAAAAACTTCCTCATTACACTTAAAACTCCTTTATCGAACGCTGATAGAATATGTACCTATTTAAAGTACCACAAATAACCTCGATTGTTGCAATACTTTTGAAGAATTCGATAGATTGTAAAAAGTGAATGACCTCCATAGCAGGTTGGAAGAAAACTTTACGATAACATTTCTGTTTTGCAGGCGGGCCGGAAGCATCCGTTGAGCTGGAGTCTATGACTTGCACTCCAATCCAACAGTTGGCGACGGTAAGTTTAATAAATAAAACAAGAAAAATGATCAAATTCAATTTTCATACTTTTATATTCAGAAATTCCAGTGCCCTTTCCAAATCGACATCCCGTTCGATATGTTCTGGCGTCCATTTGATATAGATCTCAGGCTCGACCCCTTTTCCATGGACAGGTGCCATTTTTGTTTTCTCAAGCACCCTCGATGGTTTGATGCGTAGCCCATGTGACATACCGAGAAACTTCAGGATCGGACCCGTACAAGAACATATCCTCTACATCATTCAAAGTGATTTTCCTAAGGCGAAGCCGAGCAGTCTCCAATTCAGGCAATGCCTGATAAATTTCTTGCACATTCAACATACTAATCCCCATCTTCCATAGCTGTCAGTGTCAGACAACTTTCTTGTCTCCTTAGTTTGAGTGTATAGTACAGCCATTCCCCAGTTGCGATCAGTGCAATATAGGCCACCAACAAAATCTTTCTTTCTATAGATACACCCCAGAGCATAGTAATTAACAGAACTAAGAGCACGCCGATAATACCACCTTTTTTCGATCGTTTTGCCTTATGTTGATAATAAGATAGTGTGTCGTCAAAATTATCATTCCGCCTGCCCCAAAACACACCAGAAACAGCGCCAGCTACGATCCCCACAAAGCCGACCCAGCTCGAAATCTGCTCTTCCATGATGATAGTAAACCCAAGAAACATCACAATATCCATCATAATTTCAATAATGATTCGTTTCTTCCTTCCCATTACAGTCCCCCTAAAAGACCTTGTTCCATTGTTTTCGCTCTTCCCTTTTCCATCTCAAATAGCTGTATGTCATTTCAAAAAATGCAAATCCGAGCAGAAATACGCCGGCCATAACTTGCTTTTCCACGCTGAAATGAATGAGGACAACCCCGTATAAGACAGCTAAAAGCAATGGATACAGCCAAAATTGCTGCTGGAGATGCATTTGATAATATTTCACCGTTTTCACCCTCGGTCCAGAAACAAATTCTCGGATAATGGCCACTATTGACAGCCCCGCTATTAGGACCCAATTAAGCATGCTCTTATCTAAAATGAAGCATAAACCGATCAGGATGACAGCGAGTTTCATTCCTTCCAGGCATTTTAATATAACGATTCCATTCTTGATCATTTCACTTCATCCTCATCAAATCTTTTCCATTTTTTCAAATGATAAAAAATCATTAGCAAATAGATGGATAACGAGTAGATTACCGCTGCATATCGCTCTGCAATTGTCACGTCAGACAATTGAAAAATCCAATAGATTAATAAAAACACCGATGCTGCAGACCAAATCTCCCTCCTCAATTTCCTTTTCGTTGACCTTCGATGAAACTCGACATCATGATGGTCCCTAATTTGACCAATCAGCACAGCAAATAAAATGAGGATTGCCCCAACAAATGAAAAGGTTGAAGTTTCACCGAGAATGAACATCAAACCGATAAATGCAGCCGCACTCGTAATCGGCAGTACAACAAATTCCCATTTTTTATACATCTCTTTTCATCCCCTCAAAACACTAATACTTATTTGTACGTAAAACATTGGAAAAAGTTTCAATTAATACGTTGCATCGACTGAATCGAAGGTGCAAAGGTCAATAGTTCTTCAGGTACAAGCCTCAACCCTCCGCTGATAAAATCAGACCACGGCTTCCACATCACCTTAAAACAATCACCACTGTCCTCGATTCCTTCAAAAGCAGGGATTTCATAAAATGTGTCATCAATAAAAATAGCATCATAGACTTGGACGATCTCATGCCCAACCTCGCCGTTGTAGGTGAAAATATTTTCGATTGTTCCGAGGAATTCCAAGTTATCTATTGAAGCATTTATTTCTTCCTTCACTTCCCTCTTTAAAGCAGCGCTGCTCTTTTCACCGTATTCGATCCCACCACCGATGGGTCTGTAAAAATAACTATTATCCGCTGGATCAATGCCTTCTGCGACTAATATCTTGTCGTCATAGCGAAATAAACAGATGACGATTGGCCTGATGATTCCTTTCCTCATCAAAATCCCCCTATTAATTCTGGTATAATTTTCTCATTCTAACTATTGCATAATTAAATGTAATTTTGAAGGGTATTTTTCTGAAAATTCCTATTCTTAACATCGAATGCTTTCAATGTCCAAACTTTTGATGAAAAA carries:
- a CDS encoding M3 family oligoendopeptidase, coding for MEKVYIEKFDLSSETKVKGYFDELLKREIDSATSLESWLIDVSDLYDGLGEAMDGHYIDFQAYNQDEAAKKAFEYDQEKLAPLVKKYESKIDEKFLASPFKDDLDQEEYGRFIHSKSMAQKLFNEKNVELEIEEDKLATQYFELTGSLTVDWNGNEMTLTQLTPFLEDPNREIRKKAYSLISESMLEIKDPLQEIMSKLLVIRKEKAENSGLKNYRDYMFKKYERFDYTPEDCKELAESIRKHALPLLKEIQEKQKTALGVDKLRPYDIKAVPADQRPLRPFKDIPELIEKTSTVLGEIDPRFSELIILMNKKGMLDLENRKNKSPGGFCTPLPVSELSYIFMNASRTHSDMLTLFHEMGHCIHNDFKRSIDLSYYRDTPMESSELASMTMELLTMDKWHLFYPDQEDLKQAKLDQLKHTVKFLPEGVKIDLFQHWMYENPDHSKEERMQKYLEISQMLDAGVIDWDGYDYVRESRWLFVLHIFEVPFYYIEYVIAQLGALQMYKQYKDNPEATLSNYKEALALGNTKSLKEVYEVAGIRFDFSAEMVKELMAFVKDEIMEIEKEG
- a CDS encoding CamS family sex pheromone protein; the encoded protein is MRKFFLGLTMVSVMLAGCDLHKSEKSQDSKKDTSIVVQGSPSYKYKRPANADKKNNYISENVNNPLDLKELHFGLMELSKDYFDVDNYYFHEGQYLKESELNKLLGRQSADNPKGLNTEMKAKKDSFEAEKKYPKVLSDIIEEDFVDQKGKIKGISFSIVLNKVDYIRFIDSSGLTHRAQVKIDPDETDKKDVVKEKGEKIAENFISMIRNEKTVPNVPIMVGLYEQNESSSPVPGRYLEKTYVDAGANGISDWEKVDRKYVLIPSGELEKMDKRTSDVLGYFKDDLQKRFPSLGLTFIGKALFVKQNLTDLDLKIEAPVLNEPQAVAISQYIGSQIRSEVIPNYVPISINIMARNEPSAVMDWDPTQKDFKVHIYQK
- a CDS encoding GNAT family N-acetyltransferase, which translates into the protein MNVQEIYQALPELETARLRLRKITLNDVEDMFLYGSDPEVSRYVTWATHQTIEGA
- a CDS encoding NUDIX hydrolase yields the protein MRKGIIRPIVICLFRYDDKILVAEGIDPADNSYFYRPIGGGIEYGEKSSAALKREVKEEINASIDNLEFLGTIENIFTYNGEVGHEIVQVYDAIFIDDTFYEIPAFEGIEDSGDCFKVMWKPWSDFISGGLRLVPEELLTFAPSIQSMQRIN